The Euwallacea similis isolate ESF13 chromosome 7, ESF131.1, whole genome shotgun sequence genome has a window encoding:
- the LOC136409935 gene encoding ras-related protein Rab-37-like codes for MSAAIDDSMEDDVFEAQEDHSKLEITENNLDRHSPTGYRDYQPPPEVLTLCRTNVLEDIDVPIHKTILLGDSGVGKTSLLVKFDTGRFEPSKFSATVGIGFTTKQVQVDDTKVKLQIWDTAGQERFRCVTHAYYRDAHALLLLYDVTNKKSYDNIRAWLGEIREYAQDDVVIMLIGNKADCGSDRAIRREEGERLAREYKVTFVETSAKNGQNVELAFHAIAKELKNRHNGDNKDPNKFNVQDYVRAQSEHSSTEQQCPPCST; via the exons ATGTCAGCTGCAATAGATGATTCCATGGAAGATGACGTATTTGAGGCCCAAGAAGACCATTCCAAACTGGAAATTACTGAAAACAACTTGGACAGACACTCTCCAACAGGATATAGAGACTACCAACCCCCACCTGAGGTCTTAACCTTATGCAGGACCAATGTTTTAGAAGATATTGATGTACCCATTCATAAG ACAATTCTTTTGGGGGACAGTGGAGTAGGCAAAACCAGTCTTTTAGTGAAGTTTGATACTGGTCGATTTGAGCCCAGCAAGTTCTCAGCTACAGTCGGTATTGGGTTTACT ACTAAACAAGTGCAAGTAGATGACACCAAAGTCAAGTTGCAAATATGGGACACTGCAGGCCAGGAGAGGTTCAGATGCGTGACTCACGCTTACTATAGAGACGCACACG CCTTGCTGTTACTTTATGACGTAACGAACAAAAAGAGTTATGACAACATAAGAGCTTGGCTAGGGGAAATAAGGGAATATGCCCAAGATGACGTCGTAATTATGTTAATAG GCAATAAAGCCGATTGTGGCAGCGACAGAGCAATAAGACGTGAAGAAGGAGAGCGATTAGCTAGAGAATATAAAGTCACTTTTGTTGAAACGTCTGCGAAAAATGGGCAAAATGTTGAATTAGCTTTTCATGCTATTGCCAA ggAATTGAAAAACCGGCATAATGGCGACAATAAGGATCCGAATAAGTTTAATGTACAAGACTACGTGAGGGCACAAAGTGAACATTCATCAACGGAACAGCAGTGTCCACCCTGCTCTACATAA
- the LOC136410132 gene encoding probable 28S rRNA (cytosine-C(5))-methyltransferase, translated as MGRKAKFKEELLVKRGPGKKAKKQKDPTFPKSLTVTNDADKKLSSRQKKRLKKREEKKVVLLEKRKERMKTKKKEKKEAEEKIQPQKQCFSEDSDDDDLLPIEKQNIKLKKRQAREEKEAEAEMQLNIANQEKFQFPTEESEKEQVQSLQDVQQRIREIITVLSDFSNQRDAEHSRSDYIELLKKDLCTYYSYNEFLMEKFMQLFPLSELLEFLEASEVQRPLTIRTNSLKTRRRDLAQALINRGVNLDPIGKWSKVGLVVYSSHVPMGATPEYLAGHYIIQGASSFLPVMALAPQENEKILDMSAAPGGKASHISAVMKNTGVLFANDLNKERIKAVVGNFHRLGVVNSVITCMDGRKFPNVMKVFFDRVLLDAPCTGTGVVAKDQSVKTSKDEIDIQRCYNLQRQLLLAAIDSVNAKSSTGGYIVYSTCSVLPEENEWVVDFALKKRNVKLVETGLGFGTEGFTKYRQLRFHPTLNLTRRFYPHEHNMDGFFVAKLKKFSNVIPRSDDSDILDTPESNVEG; from the exons atGGGAAGAAAAGCTAAATTTAAGGAGGAGTTATTGGTGAAACGGGGCCCAGGAAAGAAGGCAAAGAAGCAGAAAGATCCCACATTTCCAAAGAGTTTAACTG TCACAAATGATGCAGACAAGAAATTAAGTTCAAGGCAAAAGAAAAGGTTAAAGAAGCGTGAAGAAAAGAAAGTTGTCCTTTTAGAAAAACGGAAGGAAaggatgaaaactaaaaaaaaggagaaaaaagaAGCTGAAGAGAAAATTCAACCTCAAAAACAATGCTTCAGTGAAG acTCGGACGACGATGACCTACTCCCCATTgagaaacaaaacataaaGCTTAAAAAGAGGCAAGCaagagaagaaaaagaagcTGAGGCCGAAATGCAACTCAATATTGCCAACCaagaaaagtttcaatttCCTACTGAAGAATCTGAGAAAGAGCAAGTCCAATCTCTACAG GACGTTCAGCAAAGGATTCGCGAAATTATCACAGTCTTGTCAGATTTCAGTAATCAGAGAGATGCTGAGCATTCAAGAAGCGATTATATCGAACTTCTTAAGAAGGATCTGTGCACTTATTACAGTTACAACGAATTTCTTATGGAGAAATTTATGCAACTTTTTCCTCTTTCGGAATTGTTGGAGTTCCTGGAAGCCAGTGAAGTGCAGAGGCCACTTACTATACGAACCAATAGCTTGAAAACCAGGAGAAGAGATTTGGCACAGGCGCTGATTAATCGAGGAGTTAATTTGGATCCCATTGGCAAGTGGAGCAAG GTGGGGTTGGTAGTATATTCCTCTCATGTACCAATGGGGGCCACTCCTGAGTATTTAGCAGGGCACTATATCATACAAGGAGCATCGAGTTTTTTGCCAGTCATGGCGTTGGCGCCCcaggaaaatgaaaagatcTTGGATATGTCTGCAGCTCCTGGAGGGAAAGCATCACATATATCTGCagttatgaaaaatactgGGGTATTGTTTGCAAatgatttaaataa GGAACGAATTAAGGCAGTTGTCGGCAATTTCCATAGATTGGGTGTGGTGAACAGCGTAATTACCTGCATGGATGGAAGAAAGTTTCCCAATGTAATGAAGGTGTTTTTCGATAGAGTTCTTTTGGACGCTCCGTGTACTG GAACTGGAGTAGTTGCCAAAGACCAAAGCGTAAAAACCAGCAAAGACGAAATTGATATCCAGAGATGTTATAACTTGCAGCGCCAATTGTTGTTAGCAGCAATCGATTCGGTTAATGCAAAATCCTCAACTGGAG GTTACATTGTATATTCGACATGCTCGGTTTTGCCAGAAGAAAATGAGTGGGTCGTAGATTTCGCTTTGAAAAAGCGAAATGTGAAATTGGTGGAAACTGGTCTGGGATTTGGAACTGAAGGGTTTACTAAATATAGACAGTTGAG GTTTCATCCAACACTGAATTTGACTAGGAGGTTTTATCCGCATGAACACAATATGGACGGCTTCTTTGTTgctaaattaaagaaattctcTAATGTCATTCCAAGAAGCGATGATTCAGACATTTTGGATACGCCTGAGAGCAATGTTGAAGGTTAA
- the Dnaaf3 gene encoding dynein axonemal assembly factor 3 homolog — protein MFWGITPALDLIKEHKESTGNKNLPSMLNMLIIGGTDSRHVLKTIARRYRHNAESLQINFYLMEACMETVAKQMLLLFTAFQPKDSLGSEQKTRVFMELYGNSLIRQFTAKYLVHTANAMVNMITNYDYLNQKMGFLSLDIKYKERDYLENVVKFWSGKDEFNIVDMWDRRIRKELGIRYDSKIGVFDWDLHMRLHLAGARQICDQEYRMFRLNGMAYSWLESEMARPNRSLVCGILQNGQHFAHYGYLGDMETGPFVTFGLECEDESLLRSANGQNYHRSTDIIERNLKQIFHEIEHNTEYVHVKKNDLELGHAVLNHGKMVVDIKAPEVTKKEVNNCIKLKNVSIKFLTLSLLEQMLYKENYWNFFNVVYFAHNYLRYFDHEVVGKVMKEDALLVIEHPIFITQNRQRDLEEYAKKVEDKLGELKVIKFDFNLEKDCYMKFIKDDKQK, from the exons ATGTTTTGGGGAATAACTCCAGCTTTGGATTTAATTAAAGAGCATAAGGAATCTACTGGGAACAAGAACTTGCCTTCAATGCTTAACATGTTAATTATTGGTGGTACGGATTCGAGGCACGTGTTAAAGACTATCGCTCGAAGATATCGGCATAATGCT gaGTCATtgcaaataaacttttatCTCATGGAGGCATGCATGGAGACCGTAGCCAAACAAATGCTGCTTTTGTTCACAGCCTTTCAACCAAAAGACTCTTTAGGCTCTGAGCAAAAAACCAGAGTGTTCATGGAACTGTACGGAAACTCTTTAATTCGACAATTTACTGCAAAGTACTTAGTCCATACAGCCAATGCCATGGTGAATATGATCACCAACTATGACTATCTGAACCAAAAAATGGGTTTCTTATCGTTGGATATTAAGTACAAAGAAAGAGACTACCTAGAGAACGTGGTCAAGTTTTGGAGTGGCAAAGACGAATTTAATATTGTAGACATGTGGGATAGGCGTATAAGGAAGGAACTGGGTATAAG aTATGACTCTAAAATTGGAGTGTTTGATTGGGACCTCCACATGCGCCTTCACCTTGCAGGAGCTAGGCAAATATGCGACCAAGAATATCGTATGTTCCGACTTAACGGCATGGCATATTCGTGGTTGGAATCCGAAATGGCCAGGCCCAATAGAAGTTTAGTTTGCGGTATTCTGCAAAATGGACAACACTTCGCCCATTATGGGTATCTAGGTGATATGGAAACTGGCCCTTTTGTAACTTTCGGACTTGAATGTGAAGATGAGAGTCTTCTGAGAAGTGCTAATGGACAGAATTATCACAg ATCAACTGATATAATTGAAAGGAACttaaagcaaatatttcatgaaattgaACATAATACTGAATACGTACACgtgaagaaaaatgatttagaACTGGGACATGCGGTTCTTAATCATGGCAAGATGGTAGTGGATATAAAGGCCCCAGAAGTGACCAAAAAAGAAGTCAATAATTGCATTAAGCTTAAAAATGTGTCCataaaatttctaactttGTCATTGTTGGAGCAAATGCTCTATAAAGAGAACTACTGGAATTTCTTTAATGTCGTATATTTTGCTCATAACTACTTAAGATACTTTGATCACGAAGTTGTGGGAAAGGTTATGAAGGAGGATGCTTTGCTAGTGATTGAGCATCCAATATTTATAACTCAAAATAGGCAAAGAGATTTAGAAGAGTACGCTAAAAAAGTGGAAGATAAGTTAGGAGAGTTAAAGGTAATTaagtttgattttaatttagaaaaagacTGTTATATGAAGTTTATAAAAGatgacaaacaaaaataa